One genomic segment of Salinigranum rubrum includes these proteins:
- a CDS encoding DsbA family oxidoreductase: MSTDVDADADAETPTITVYSDYVCPFCYLGRESLSRYQDTREDELEIDWHPFDLRSGKRNPDGSIDHSVDDGKDDAYYEQAKQNVRRLQEKYDVEMNLELATDIDSLPAQVASYYVKEHYPYETWLDFDESVFAALWREGRDIGDTEVLVELAEEAGVDGDEVRSALADDALRAEVRERFTEAQQVGVTGVPTFAYDGYAARGAVPPEHLERLVEGV; encoded by the coding sequence ATGAGCACTGACGTCGACGCCGACGCGGACGCCGAGACGCCGACCATCACCGTCTACTCGGACTACGTCTGTCCGTTTTGCTATCTCGGTCGCGAATCCCTCAGTCGGTACCAGGATACGCGCGAGGACGAGTTGGAAATCGACTGGCACCCGTTCGACCTCCGGAGTGGGAAGCGCAACCCTGACGGCAGCATCGACCACTCGGTCGACGACGGGAAGGACGACGCGTACTACGAACAGGCGAAACAGAACGTTCGTCGACTGCAGGAGAAGTACGACGTCGAGATGAACCTCGAACTGGCGACCGATATCGATTCACTCCCGGCACAGGTCGCCTCGTACTACGTGAAAGAACACTACCCGTACGAGACGTGGCTCGACTTCGACGAGTCGGTCTTCGCGGCGCTGTGGCGAGAGGGAAGAGACATCGGCGACACCGAGGTGCTCGTCGAACTCGCCGAGGAGGCGGGAGTCGACGGCGACGAGGTCCGGTCGGCGCTCGCGGACGACGCGTTGAGAGCGGAGGTCCGCGAGCGGTTCACCGAGGCCCAGCAGGTGGGCGTCACCGGCGTCCCGACGTTCGCGTACGACGGCTACGCCGCCCGCGGTGCCGTCCCGCCCGAGCACCTCGAACGACTGGTCGAAGGCGTCTGA
- a CDS encoding class I SAM-dependent methyltransferase, whose product MVSDSSYEIEDFAFIGRTLPEYRRMLNLDPKSLRGQTVLDCPSGTCSFVAEACARGVDVTGVDRLYDRTPASLARTAARDIARTSAAFAGVEDRFVWEFYDDVSDLRTYREAAASAFLHDYAHHGERYVEASLPHLPFADDAFDVVLSAHFLFLYDDRLSTTFHVDSVRELLRVGRELRVFPLHNLDGSRSSVVETVAETFRDEGRSVTIEPTSFEFQRGANELLRLR is encoded by the coding sequence ATGGTCTCTGATTCTTCCTACGAAATCGAGGACTTCGCGTTCATCGGGCGGACGCTCCCCGAGTACCGGCGGATGCTGAATCTGGATCCGAAGTCGCTCCGCGGGCAGACCGTTCTGGACTGTCCGTCGGGCACGTGTTCGTTCGTCGCCGAGGCGTGTGCGCGTGGGGTGGACGTCACCGGCGTCGACCGACTGTACGACCGCACTCCCGCGTCGTTAGCCCGGACGGCCGCTCGGGACATCGCGCGGACGAGTGCGGCGTTCGCCGGCGTCGAAGACCGGTTCGTCTGGGAATTTTACGACGACGTGTCGGACCTCCGGACGTACCGCGAGGCGGCCGCCTCGGCGTTCCTGCACGACTACGCCCACCACGGTGAGCGATACGTCGAGGCGTCGCTTCCGCACCTCCCGTTCGCCGACGACGCGTTCGACGTGGTCCTCTCCGCGCACTTCCTGTTCCTGTACGACGACCGGCTGTCGACGACGTTTCACGTCGATTCGGTTCGGGAACTGCTCCGCGTCGGCCGCGAACTCCGCGTCTTTCCCCTCCACAACCTCGACGGCTCGCGCTCGTCGGTCGTCGAGACGGTGGCCGAGACGTTCCGAGACGAGGGGCGCTCCGTAACCATCGAGCCTACTTCGTTCGAGTTCCAGAGGGGGGCGAACGAGCTTCTGAGGCTCCGCTGA
- the rbcL gene encoding type III ribulose-bisphosphate carboxylase → MTGITYEDFLDLSYEPSDADLVCEFHVEPAADMEIEAAASRVASESSNGTWAELQVEECVDLSATACDIDGSRVTVAYPDALFEPGNMPQVLSCIAGNIMGMKAVERIRLLDCRWPEGLATSFPGPQFGSRVRDEIFDAGDRPILATVPKPKVGLPTKEHVRVGREAWLGGIDLLKDDENLTDQSFNPYEDRLTESLAARDEAEEATGESKSYLVNVTGPTHDMLERVDRAAEEGCEYVMVDVVTTGWGAVQTVRDACESHGVAIHAHRAMHAAFDRIETHGVSMRVIAQLARLCGVDQIHTGTADLGKLANEDTVGINEWLYSDLYGLRDVLPVASGGLHPGLVPELVSRVGTNVCIQAGGGIHGHPGGTHDGAKALRQATDATVAGVSLEEYATDYPELAVAMEKWGTETPR, encoded by the coding sequence ATGACAGGGATCACCTACGAGGACTTCCTCGACCTCTCGTACGAGCCGTCGGACGCCGACCTCGTCTGTGAGTTCCACGTCGAGCCGGCGGCCGACATGGAGATAGAGGCCGCCGCCTCCCGAGTCGCGTCCGAGAGTTCGAACGGGACGTGGGCCGAACTCCAGGTCGAGGAATGCGTCGACCTGAGCGCGACGGCCTGCGACATCGACGGCTCCCGGGTGACCGTCGCCTACCCCGACGCGCTGTTCGAGCCGGGGAACATGCCGCAGGTGCTCTCTTGCATCGCGGGGAACATCATGGGGATGAAGGCAGTCGAGCGAATCCGGTTGCTCGACTGTCGGTGGCCCGAAGGGCTCGCCACCTCGTTCCCGGGGCCGCAGTTCGGGTCGCGCGTGCGGGACGAAATCTTCGACGCGGGCGACCGGCCCATCCTCGCGACGGTGCCGAAGCCGAAGGTCGGCCTGCCCACGAAGGAACACGTCCGCGTCGGCCGCGAGGCGTGGCTGGGCGGTATCGACCTGCTGAAGGACGACGAGAACCTCACCGACCAGTCGTTCAACCCCTACGAAGACCGCCTGACGGAGTCGCTGGCGGCGCGCGACGAGGCAGAAGAAGCGACGGGCGAGTCGAAGTCCTATCTGGTCAACGTCACGGGACCGACCCACGACATGCTCGAACGGGTCGACAGGGCGGCCGAGGAGGGCTGTGAGTACGTGATGGTCGACGTGGTGACGACGGGGTGGGGCGCGGTCCAGACGGTTCGGGACGCCTGCGAGAGCCACGGGGTCGCCATCCACGCCCACCGCGCGATGCACGCCGCGTTCGACCGAATCGAGACTCACGGGGTGTCGATGCGCGTCATCGCCCAGCTAGCACGGTTGTGCGGTGTCGACCAGATCCACACCGGTACCGCCGACTTAGGCAAACTGGCGAACGAGGACACCGTCGGCATCAACGAGTGGCTGTACTCCGACCTGTACGGGCTACGCGACGTGCTCCCCGTGGCCTCCGGCGGGTTGCATCCGGGGCTCGTCCCCGAACTCGTCTCCCGGGTGGGGACGAACGTCTGTATCCAGGCCGGCGGCGGCATCCACGGCCACCCCGGCGGGACTCACGACGGCGCGAAGGCGCTCCGGCAGGCGACGGACGCGACGGTCGCCGGGGTGTCGCTCGAAGAGTATGCGACGGACTACCCTGAACTCGCCGTCGCGATGGAGAAGTGGGGGACGGAGACGCCGCGATAA
- a CDS encoding HAD-IIA family hydrolase → MQSRFAGALVDMDGTLYRGDTPIEGAREAIDTLREAGVAVQFLTNNPTKSPENYVKKLAGMGIDASPADIVTAGVVTADYLRREHREENLFVVGEPDLKQVLSEAGLSLTDDPAATDVVVLSLDTGLDHDLFTRVLRAVTPGTPIVATNPDRTKPGTDGILPSAGVVIGAVEGMTGRGPDVVAGKPSEVAARFALDRLGVPSERCLLVGDRLDTDIEMGSKTGMTTVLVRTGVTDDAALSGSEVDPDYVLDSIADIERVLDDASG, encoded by the coding sequence ATGCAGTCGAGATTCGCGGGCGCGCTCGTCGACATGGACGGTACGCTGTACCGTGGTGACACACCCATCGAGGGAGCCAGAGAAGCCATCGACACGCTCCGTGAGGCCGGCGTCGCCGTCCAGTTTCTCACCAACAACCCGACGAAGTCGCCCGAGAACTACGTGAAGAAGTTGGCCGGGATGGGCATCGACGCCTCCCCCGCGGACATCGTCACCGCGGGCGTCGTCACCGCCGACTACCTTCGACGCGAACACCGAGAGGAGAACCTGTTCGTCGTCGGCGAACCCGACCTGAAGCAGGTGCTCTCGGAGGCGGGGCTCTCTCTCACCGACGACCCCGCGGCGACGGACGTGGTCGTCCTCTCGCTCGACACCGGCCTCGACCACGACCTCTTCACCCGGGTGCTCCGCGCCGTCACGCCCGGGACACCCATCGTCGCGACGAACCCCGACCGGACCAAGCCCGGCACGGACGGCATCCTCCCCAGCGCGGGGGTCGTCATCGGGGCCGTCGAGGGGATGACCGGCCGCGGACCCGACGTCGTCGCGGGCAAACCGAGCGAGGTGGCCGCCCGGTTCGCGCTCGACCGACTCGGCGTCCCGAGCGAGCGGTGTCTCCTCGTCGGCGACCGCCTCGACACGGACATCGAGATGGGTTCGAAGACGGGGATGACGACCGTCCTCGTCCGAACCGGCGTGACGGACGACGCGGCGCTCTCCGGGTCGGAGGTCGATCCGGACTACGTCCTCGACTCCATCGCCGACATCGAACGGGTACTCGACGACGCGAGCGGGTGA
- the ubaA gene encoding SAMP-activating enzyme E1, with product MSLSLDATQLDRYSRHIIMDEVGPEGQKRLLDGSALVVGAGGLGSPVIQYLAAAGVGRLGVVDDDVVERSNLQRQVIHADADVGVPKTESARSFVERLNPDVEVETYETRLDRSGVDVVDDYAVVVDASDNFPTRYLLNDYCQLTDTPLAHGAIYKFEGQVTTIHPGGPCYRCLFPEAPEPGTVPDCATTGVLGVLPGTVGCIQATEAVKLLLDAGETLAGRLLFYDAMDMTFETVPYRQNPDCPVCGDDPIESVANVEYSGGCTVSH from the coding sequence ATGAGCCTCTCTCTGGACGCGACACAGCTGGACAGATACTCGCGGCACATCATCATGGACGAGGTCGGACCGGAGGGACAGAAGCGCCTGCTCGACGGGAGCGCCCTCGTCGTCGGTGCCGGTGGGCTGGGCTCGCCGGTCATCCAGTACCTCGCCGCGGCCGGCGTCGGCCGCCTCGGCGTCGTCGACGACGACGTGGTCGAGCGGTCGAACCTCCAGCGGCAGGTCATCCACGCCGACGCCGACGTCGGCGTCCCGAAGACCGAGAGCGCGCGGTCGTTCGTCGAGCGGCTCAACCCCGACGTCGAGGTGGAGACGTACGAGACCCGGCTCGACCGGTCCGGGGTGGACGTCGTCGACGACTACGCGGTCGTCGTCGACGCCTCGGACAACTTCCCGACGCGCTACCTCCTGAACGACTACTGCCAGCTCACAGACACGCCGCTGGCACACGGCGCCATCTACAAGTTCGAGGGACAGGTGACGACCATCCACCCCGGTGGCCCGTGCTACCGGTGTCTGTTCCCCGAAGCGCCCGAACCGGGAACGGTCCCCGACTGCGCGACGACCGGAGTGCTGGGGGTACTCCCCGGCACGGTCGGGTGTATCCAGGCGACCGAGGCGGTGAAGCTCCTTTTGGACGCCGGTGAGACGCTGGCGGGGAGGCTCCTCTTCTACGACGCGATGGACATGACGTTCGAGACCGTCCCCTACCGGCAGAACCCCGACTGTCCCGTCTGCGGCGACGACCCGATCGAGAGCGTGGCGAACGTCGAGTACAGCGGCGGCTGTACGGTGAGTCACTGA
- a CDS encoding CPBP family intramembrane metalloprotease — MALETRLVSPRRVGPPFAVGVLAVLGTIPFVTALEPLADVPRWLALVVIIVSGVGGVGLAAFVGAALAPDVGLRTLAPDRLPGDGVRAYRLPALVGVGVTLLTLGLHGVVAAAGGDPALLDRWVDGGALAVLASVAGGVVTELVLRFGVMTFVVWVAWTTRPATDGGVTRTSVWAGILAAATLGGAAAVPAAAVGGVDLLAIGAAAVGPFVGGVVFGSLYWRYDLAAAVVAHAVASLVRALLAAALF; from the coding sequence ATGGCACTGGAGACACGGCTCGTGAGCCCACGGCGGGTCGGCCCGCCGTTCGCGGTCGGGGTGTTAGCCGTGCTCGGAACCATCCCGTTCGTCACGGCGCTGGAGCCGCTGGCGGACGTCCCGCGGTGGCTGGCGCTGGTCGTCATCATCGTCAGCGGCGTCGGGGGCGTCGGCCTCGCGGCGTTCGTCGGTGCCGCGCTCGCCCCGGACGTGGGGCTGCGGACCCTCGCTCCCGACCGTCTCCCCGGCGACGGCGTCCGCGCCTACCGGCTCCCGGCGCTGGTCGGCGTGGGGGTGACGCTCCTCACGCTCGGCCTCCACGGTGTCGTGGCCGCGGCGGGTGGTGACCCGGCCCTCCTCGACCGGTGGGTCGACGGCGGGGCGCTCGCCGTCCTCGCGAGCGTCGCGGGCGGCGTCGTCACCGAACTCGTCCTCCGGTTCGGCGTCATGACGTTCGTCGTCTGGGTCGCGTGGACGACGCGCCCGGCCACCGACGGCGGGGTGACGCGGACGAGCGTGTGGGCGGGCATCCTCGCGGCGGCGACACTGGGCGGCGCCGCGGCGGTTCCTGCCGCGGCAGTCGGCGGTGTCGACCTCCTCGCAATCGGGGCCGCTGCCGTCGGCCCGTTCGTCGGCGGCGTCGTGTTCGGCTCCCTCTACTGGCGGTACGACCTCGCCGCGGCCGTCGTGGCCCACGCCGTCGCGAGTCTGGTCCGGGCACTCCTGGCCGCGGCGTTGTTCTGA
- a CDS encoding 50S ribosomal protein L15e, with protein MARSFYSHIKEAWRNPKEGKLAELQWQRKQEWRDQGAIVRIDRPTRLDKARELGYKAKQGITVVRVSVRKGNARKQRHKAGRRSKRQGVNRIGRRKNIQRIAEERAARKHPNMRVLNSYWVGEDGSQKWHEVILVDPVHPAIQSDSELNWICDDNHTGRAFRGLTNAGKANRGLNNRGKGTEHIRPSQGSSRRRGK; from the coding sequence ATGGCACGAAGCTTCTACTCACACATCAAGGAAGCCTGGCGAAACCCCAAGGAGGGGAAACTCGCCGAGCTGCAGTGGCAACGAAAGCAGGAGTGGCGCGACCAGGGCGCTATCGTCCGCATCGACCGACCCACGCGGCTGGACAAGGCGCGCGAACTCGGCTACAAGGCCAAGCAGGGCATTACGGTCGTTCGCGTCTCCGTCCGCAAGGGGAACGCCCGCAAGCAGCGGCACAAGGCCGGTCGCCGCTCGAAGCGTCAGGGCGTCAACCGCATCGGTCGTCGCAAGAACATCCAGCGCATCGCCGAGGAGCGCGCCGCACGGAAGCACCCGAACATGCGCGTGCTCAACTCCTACTGGGTCGGCGAGGACGGCTCCCAGAAGTGGCACGAGGTCATCCTCGTGGACCCCGTCCATCCCGCCATCCAGAGCGACTCGGAGCTCAACTGGATCTGTGACGACAACCACACCGGGCGCGCGTTCCGCGGACTGACCAACGCCGGCAAGGCGAACCGCGGTCTCAACAACCGTGGCAAGGGGACGGAACACATCCGCCCGAGCCAGGGTTCGAGCCGCCGCCGCGGCAAGTAG
- a CDS encoding PAS domain S-box protein, with the protein MSDVGAGVYRCLQRHPGEPMTATEVATTVGCVRRTAHKHLSRLADEADVETKKVGSRARVWWLSPPDAEVYERITDAFFAVDTDWRFTHLNDQAERLLGRTADELRGRPIWETFPEAVGSTFEREYRRAMETQESVSFEEHYPPLDTTFAVEAYPSETGLSVYFRDVTERVRREREVRAHVRQQHVVARLGQRALAATDIDEFMHHVCETVVDTLDVACCKVLDLHDEESELHLRSGVGWDPGVVGTATVPADTNSQAGYTLQQREPVRVEELSTETRFTDPPLLADHGVESGISAVIGSLEEPWGILGAHDTTSRSFSGQDADFVRSVAALLASAVDRHERERELERYETVFETLSDGVYTVDPEGRFTLVNEAYVEMTGWPRAELLGSHASTVVDDDVRTTAKELESALVEGRRQQATLEARLETRAGESFPAEATFSLLETSDGYERIGVVRDISARKRRENALREHRERVERLNRLALRVFDAIHGAMRAETRDGIYRLVCERLVDDDTYQEAAIGTQRWTGDPITTGSGEPWHETGWRAAVPSLVAEATDAAGRVVTDGDAAALSLRYDDRTFGVLALRSGREGFDPNERALLAELGTAVGLAVSALERKNVLVNDSVASLEFTSNALATPFTERLGPEASFEFVVDRIVPVGDDTYVAHYSVSGVEPTQFAAACEAFETVRGTRVIDTDGTGPRVQLRTTGAALVSQFRRFDSRMRSARVEGGELSLTVEVPATNVREAVDVITETYPDLDLQAQRTTTRSARTPAAFRSVVNDRLTERQSTALELACFSGYFDWPRTTDGAALAETMDITPPTFHKHLRLAQRRVFEALYESKNLIS; encoded by the coding sequence ATGAGTGATGTGGGAGCGGGGGTGTATCGGTGCCTCCAGCGACACCCGGGAGAGCCGATGACGGCGACCGAGGTGGCGACGACCGTCGGCTGTGTGCGCCGAACGGCACACAAACACCTCTCCCGGTTGGCCGACGAGGCCGACGTCGAGACCAAGAAGGTCGGGTCGCGCGCCCGCGTCTGGTGGCTGTCGCCACCGGACGCCGAGGTGTACGAGCGAATCACGGACGCGTTCTTCGCCGTCGACACCGACTGGCGGTTCACCCACCTCAACGACCAGGCGGAGCGTCTCCTCGGCCGGACGGCGGACGAACTCCGCGGGCGACCCATCTGGGAGACGTTCCCCGAGGCGGTCGGGTCCACCTTCGAGAGAGAGTACCGTCGAGCGATGGAGACGCAGGAGTCGGTGTCCTTCGAAGAGCACTACCCGCCGTTGGACACCACCTTCGCCGTCGAGGCGTACCCCTCGGAGACGGGGCTGTCGGTCTACTTCCGGGACGTCACCGAACGCGTCCGCCGCGAGCGGGAGGTCCGCGCGCACGTCCGTCAACAGCACGTCGTCGCGCGACTCGGACAGCGTGCGCTGGCCGCCACCGACATCGACGAGTTCATGCACCACGTCTGTGAGACGGTCGTGGACACGCTCGACGTCGCCTGCTGCAAGGTGCTCGACCTGCACGACGAGGAGAGCGAACTGCACCTCCGGTCGGGCGTCGGGTGGGACCCCGGTGTCGTCGGCACGGCGACCGTCCCGGCGGACACGAACTCGCAGGCCGGCTACACGCTCCAGCAGCGCGAACCGGTTCGCGTCGAGGAACTGTCGACCGAGACCCGGTTCACCGATCCGCCGCTCCTCGCCGACCACGGCGTCGAGAGCGGGATCAGCGCCGTCATCGGCTCGCTGGAGGAGCCGTGGGGGATACTGGGAGCGCACGACACCACGAGCCGGTCGTTCTCCGGACAGGACGCCGACTTCGTCAGGAGCGTCGCCGCCCTGCTCGCGAGCGCGGTCGACCGCCACGAGCGCGAGCGCGAACTCGAACGGTACGAGACGGTGTTCGAGACGCTGAGCGACGGCGTGTACACCGTCGACCCGGAGGGACGGTTCACGCTCGTGAACGAGGCGTACGTCGAGATGACGGGGTGGCCACGCGCGGAGCTGCTCGGGTCGCACGCGTCCACAGTCGTCGACGACGACGTCCGCACGACGGCGAAGGAACTGGAGAGCGCACTCGTCGAGGGACGACGCCAGCAGGCCACGCTGGAGGCGAGGCTCGAAACCAGAGCGGGCGAGTCGTTTCCGGCGGAAGCGACGTTCTCGCTGCTCGAAACGAGCGACGGATACGAGCGAATCGGCGTCGTCCGGGACATCTCGGCCCGCAAGCGGCGTGAGAACGCCCTCAGAGAGCACCGCGAGCGGGTCGAACGGCTCAACCGTCTCGCGCTCCGCGTCTTCGACGCCATCCACGGCGCGATGCGCGCGGAGACACGCGACGGCATCTACCGACTGGTCTGCGAGCGGCTCGTCGACGACGACACGTACCAAGAAGCGGCCATCGGCACCCAGCGCTGGACGGGCGACCCGATCACGACGGGCAGCGGCGAACCGTGGCACGAGACGGGATGGCGGGCGGCGGTTCCGTCGCTGGTCGCCGAGGCGACGGACGCGGCCGGGCGCGTGGTGACCGACGGCGACGCCGCCGCGCTCTCGCTTCGGTACGACGACCGGACGTTCGGCGTGCTCGCCCTCCGGTCCGGCCGGGAGGGGTTCGACCCGAACGAGCGCGCGTTGCTCGCCGAACTCGGCACGGCGGTCGGGCTCGCGGTCAGCGCGCTCGAACGGAAGAACGTCCTGGTCAACGACAGCGTCGCCAGCCTCGAGTTCACCTCGAACGCCCTCGCGACGCCGTTCACCGAACGGCTCGGCCCCGAAGCCTCGTTCGAGTTCGTCGTCGACCGAATCGTCCCGGTCGGCGACGACACCTACGTCGCGCACTACAGCGTCAGCGGTGTCGAACCGACACAGTTCGCCGCCGCCTGCGAGGCGTTCGAGACCGTCAGGGGGACGAGGGTTATCGACACCGACGGGACGGGACCGCGCGTCCAACTCCGGACCACGGGTGCGGCGCTCGTCTCGCAGTTCAGGCGGTTCGACAGCCGGATGCGTTCGGCGCGCGTCGAGGGGGGTGAGTTGTCGCTGACGGTCGAGGTACCCGCCACGAACGTCCGCGAGGCGGTCGACGTGATCACCGAGACGTACCCCGACCTCGATCTGCAAGCGCAGCGGACGACGACCCGGTCGGCGCGGACGCCCGCGGCGTTCCGATCGGTCGTGAACGACCGACTCACGGAGCGGCAGTCGACCGCACTCGAACTCGCGTGTTTCAGCGGCTACTTCGACTGGCCTCGAACGACCGACGGCGCGGCGCTCGCGGAGACGATGGACATCACCCCGCCGACGTTCCACAAGCACCTCCGACTCGCACAGCGTCGCGTGTTCGAAGCGCTCTACGAGTCGAAGAACCTAATCAGTTAG
- a CDS encoding DNA methyltransferase yields MTDDPAERDDLKPHQRVVDGRGVYDERNRLNDLTGREWKFATKSVITESYPPDFQHDLRSEHGGQKPPRLCLDLVERFSKAGDLVFDPFAGVGGTLFGASLAEYEGTGRREAVGFERVQRWVDLYHTVLDRENADRAARGEGPLAAGEMRHGDCSRLVRDLSSESVDLLLTDVPYWSMDAVSQTRNPDRTRASKLGRFDLDGDDAPQSKAEWLSEMAASFDSFSRVLRAGAYVLVFIGDMYRESSFHFLSADLARALQSTGLTLKADLIWYDPTKSLHVYGYPFAFVPSMVHQHVLVLRAE; encoded by the coding sequence ATGACGGACGACCCGGCCGAGCGGGACGACCTGAAGCCACACCAGCGGGTCGTCGACGGCCGCGGCGTCTACGACGAGCGCAACCGCCTCAACGACCTCACCGGCCGCGAGTGGAAGTTCGCCACCAAGTCGGTCATCACCGAGTCGTACCCTCCGGACTTCCAGCACGACTTGCGTTCCGAACACGGGGGACAGAAGCCGCCTCGGCTCTGCCTGGACCTCGTCGAACGGTTCAGCAAGGCCGGCGACCTGGTGTTCGACCCCTTCGCCGGCGTCGGCGGCACGCTCTTCGGGGCGAGCCTCGCCGAGTACGAGGGCACCGGCCGTCGGGAGGCGGTCGGGTTCGAGCGGGTACAGCGGTGGGTCGACCTCTATCACACGGTCCTCGACCGGGAGAACGCCGACCGCGCGGCGCGCGGGGAGGGACCGTTAGCGGCGGGGGAGATGCGCCACGGCGACTGCTCGCGACTCGTCCGTGACCTCTCCTCCGAGAGCGTCGACCTCCTCCTCACCGACGTCCCGTACTGGTCGATGGACGCCGTCTCACAGACGCGCAACCCCGACCGAACGAGAGCGAGTAAACTCGGTCGGTTCGACCTCGACGGCGACGACGCCCCACAGTCGAAAGCGGAGTGGCTCTCCGAGATGGCCGCGTCGTTCGACTCGTTCTCGCGGGTGCTCCGTGCGGGGGCGTACGTCCTCGTGTTCATCGGCGACATGTACCGCGAGTCGTCGTTTCACTTCCTCTCGGCGGACCTCGCCCGGGCGCTCCAGTCGACGGGGCTCACCCTGAAGGCCGACCTCATCTGGTACGACCCGACGAAGTCGTTGCACGTCTACGGCTACCCCTTCGCGTTCGTCCCCTCGATGGTCCACCAGCACGTCCTCGTCCTCCGCGCGGAGTGA
- a CDS encoding L-lactate dehydrogenase, with the protein MATTRTRGKVAVVGVGSVGAATAFSLMSSGVASELVLVDIDEEKAEGERMDLSHGAYFTPPVDISTGGYEDCWDADVVVVTAGTNQRPGESRLDLLERNAGIFEEMIPQITEGLADDSVLLVVTNPVDVLSYVSWEVSDLPEERVIGSGTVLDTSRFRHVLSRECDVDPKNVHGYVVGEHGDSEVMLWSSTNVAGVPYETYAARHCGGVSEEAKEEVEREVREAAYEIIERKGATNYAIALATTEIVEAVLRDENSILTVSTLLGGEYGIDDVYASVPCVVNRDGVRNVVEHDLPAEEREALEDSAGVLAESLADLDYR; encoded by the coding sequence ATGGCCACCACTCGAACCCGCGGAAAGGTCGCCGTCGTCGGCGTCGGAAGCGTCGGGGCCGCGACGGCGTTCTCGTTGATGAGCAGCGGGGTTGCGAGCGAACTCGTCCTCGTCGACATCGACGAGGAGAAGGCGGAGGGCGAGCGGATGGACCTCAGCCACGGGGCGTACTTCACGCCGCCCGTCGACATCTCGACCGGCGGGTACGAGGACTGCTGGGACGCCGACGTCGTCGTCGTCACGGCGGGGACGAACCAGCGCCCCGGCGAGTCCCGACTCGACCTGCTGGAGCGGAACGCGGGCATCTTCGAGGAGATGATTCCCCAGATAACGGAGGGACTCGCGGACGACAGCGTCCTCCTCGTCGTCACCAACCCGGTGGACGTCCTCTCGTACGTCTCCTGGGAGGTGTCTGACCTGCCCGAAGAGCGGGTCATCGGGTCGGGAACCGTCCTCGACACGTCGCGGTTCAGACACGTCCTGAGCAGGGAGTGCGACGTCGACCCGAAGAACGTCCACGGCTACGTCGTCGGCGAACACGGCGACAGCGAGGTGATGCTGTGGAGTTCGACGAACGTCGCCGGCGTCCCCTACGAGACCTACGCCGCCAGACACTGTGGGGGAGTCTCCGAGGAGGCGAAAGAAGAGGTCGAACGCGAGGTCCGCGAGGCCGCCTACGAGATTATCGAGCGGAAGGGCGCGACGAACTACGCCATCGCGCTGGCCACCACCGAAATCGTCGAGGCCGTCCTCCGCGACGAGAACTCCATCCTCACCGTCTCCACCCTCCTCGGAGGGGAGTACGGCATCGACGACGTGTACGCGAGCGTCCCGTGCGTGGTCAACCGCGACGGGGTCCGGAACGTCGTCGAACACGACCTCCCTGCGGAGGAACGGGAGGCGCTCGAAGACTCCGCGGGCGTCCTCGCCGAGAGCCTCGCTGACCTCGACTACCGCTGA